One segment of Coffea arabica cultivar ET-39 chromosome 7c, Coffea Arabica ET-39 HiFi, whole genome shotgun sequence DNA contains the following:
- the LOC113702065 gene encoding tRNA(His) guanylyltransferase 1 isoform X1 has protein sequence MANSKYEYVKSFEVQDEIMLPNLIVVRVDGRDFNRFSEVHEFEKPNDERALNLMNACAFAVLEEFPDIVFAYGFSDEYSFIFKKDTKFYQRRASKINSLVVSFFTSVYITKWKEFFLQKDLMFHPSFKSRVICCATMEVLQTYILWRQRACHLENLFNTCFWKLIGCGKSQKEAKEMLEGTQKQEKNEILFQQFGVNYKDLPSIFRQGSCAFKTEVEDIVKYKENGAPVKRLRKKIALTHSENVAGRSFWNVHPCLCKELGHFEGDISKINPEYIKSFQFENNLMPSTWIVIRVDGCHFHRFSEVHEFEKPNDEHALNLMNSCAVAVVEEFNDVVFSYGVSDEYSFVLKKNSCFYERHASEIVSAIVSFFSSVYVMKWKLYFAQKEMKYPPYFDGRAVCYPSIDILQDYLAWRQVDCHINNQYNTCFWMLVKSGKSKSEAQNCLKEWRKLTRPHAWHRNKVSKWNINWNAKMLEGNIIGYTKPYCIQGTQTQEKNGLLSCQFGIDYNTLHNHVPPGVLCLLGQGEQDLTEQ, from the exons ATGGCGAATAGCAAGTATGAGTATGTGAAGTCATTTGAAGTTCAAGATGAAATCATGCTTCCAAACCTCATTGTTGTCCGAGTGGATGGCCGTGATTTTAACCG ATTTTCTGAAgtgcatgagtttgaaaaaccaAATGATGAGAGAGCTCTGAATTTGATGAATGCCTGTGCATTTGCGGTTCTGGAGGAGTTTCCAGATATAGTCTTTGCATATGGATTTAGTGATGAATACAG TTTCATATTCAAGAAAGACACCAAATTTTACCAGAGGCGAGCCAG CAAAATAAATTCCCTTGTTGTATCTTTCTTCACATCTGTTTACATCACCAAATGGAAGGAATTCTTTCTTCAGAAGGATTTGATGTTCCATCCTTCATTCAAATCACGAGTTATCTGCTGTGCAACAATGGAAGTTCTTCAAACATATATCTTGTGGAGACAAAGGGCTT GTCATTTAGAAAACCTATTTAATACTTGTTTCTGGAAGCTGATCGGATGCGGAAAGTCTCAAAAGGAAGCAAAGGAAATGTTGGAG GGAACTCAAAAACAGGAGAAAAACGAGATACTTTTTCAACAGTTTGGAGTTAACTACAAGGATCTTCCTAGTATTTTTCGTCAAGGATCATGTGCTTTTAAGACAGAG GTTGAGGATATTGTGAAGTACAAGGAAAATGGTGCTCCTGTAAAAAGATTGAGGAAGAAGATAGCACTAACTCATTCAGAAAATGTAGCAGGAAGAAGCTTCTGGAATGTGCATCCATGTCTTTGTAAGGAGCTGGGGCATTTCGAAGGGGACATTAGCAAAATCAATCCTGAGTATATCAAATCATTCCAATTTGAGAATAATTTGATGCCATCTACTTGGATTGTCATTCGTGTTGACGGTTGCCATTTTCATAG ATTTTCCGAAGTTCATGAATTTGAGAAGCCAAATGATGAGCATGCCCTGAATCTTATGAATTCATGTGCAGTGGCTGTGGTGGAGGAGTTTAATGATGTTGTCTTCTCTTATGGGGTGAGTGATGAGTACAG CTTTGTTCTAAAGAAGAACTCGTGCTTCTATGAAAGGCATGCAAG TGAAATAGTGTCTGCAATTGTATCTTTCTTCTCTTCAGTGTATGTTATGAAATGGAAGTTGTACTTTGcacaaaaagaaatgaaataccCACCATATTTTGATGGACGAGCTGTTTGTTATCCATCCATCGACATCCTTCAAGATTATCTGGCATGGAGACAAGTTGATT GCCACATCAATAATCAGTATAACACTTGCTTTTGGATGCTTGTCAAGTCTGGCAAGAGCAAAAGTGAAGCCCAAAACTGTTTAAAG GAGTGGAGAAAATTGACAAGACCTCATGCATGGCACAGAAATAAAGTTTCAAAATGGAACATTAATTGGAATGCCAAAATGCTGGAAGGAAATATTATAGGCTACACTAAACCTTATTGCATTCAG GGTACTCAAACTCAAGAGAAAAATGGGCTGCTCAGCTGCCAATTTGGCATTGATTACAACACATTACACAATCATGTTCCGCCAGGGGTCCTCTGTCTTCTGGGACaag GAGAGCAAGACCTTACTGAGCAATGA
- the LOC113700461 gene encoding glucan endo-1,3-beta-glucosidase 8-like — MAHMALARALGWAIFVLLVTANFAECIGVNWGTQAAQPLDPSMVVQMLQDNKIHKVKLFDSDHWTVKFFAGTGIEVMLGIPNDQLSKLSHYRNAKDWVKQNVSTHIYDGGVDIKHVAVGNEPFLKSYNGSFTHTVFPALKNVQRALDEAGLGDKIKASIPQNADVYDSGSGGPSEGNFRSDVRGLMIEIVNFLKENKSPFLVNIYPFLSLYENPDFPIGFAFFDGNAQPIRDHNVQYTNMFDANLDTLVSSLRKAGAPNLEIIVGEIGWPTDGDVYGNATMAKKFYDGLFKKLVASKKGSPLRPEPVEVYLFSLTDENLKSIAPGYFERHWGIFRYDGQPKFALDFSGQGNNKMPIGAKNVRYYPSQWCVFAGAKDMNMVIPNLDYACQRSDCSAMIAGGSCSKLDKNKHVSYAFNMYFQMNNQDFEACNFQGMAKIIEGNASTSECLFPIAIESAGGRLENGIGVSILVAILISLVFF, encoded by the exons ATGGCCCATATGGCCTTAGCCAGAGCCCTGGGATGGGCCATTTTTGTGCTCCTGGTGACGGCAAATTTCGCCGAGTGCATCGGCGTGAACTGGGGTACTCAAGCAGCACAGCCTTTGGATCCTAGCATGGTGGTTCAAATGCTTCAAGACAACAAGATTCACaaggttaaattgtttgattcaGATCATTGGACTGTGAAATTCTTTGCAGGGACTGGCATTGAAGTCATGCTTGGCATCCCTAATGACCAGTTGTCTAAGCTTTCTCATTACCGTAATGCCAAAGATTGGGTGAAACAAAATGTTTCCACACATATATATGATGGAGGTGTTGATATCAA GCATGTTGCTGTTGGCAATGAGCCATTCTTGAAGAGCTACAATGGTTCCTTTACACACACCGTTTTTCCAGCATTAAAGAATGTTCAAAGGGCTCTTGATGAAGCTGGACTTGGAGACAAAATCAAAGCATCCATCCCACAAAATGCGGATGTCTATGACTCTGGTTCAGGGGGTCCATCAGAAGGAAATTTCCGCTCAGACGTTAGAGGCCTTATGATCGAAATAGTCAATTTTCTCAAGGAGAACAAATCCCCGTTTCTTGTGAACATCTACCCCTTTCTCAGCTTGTATGAAAATCCAGATTTCCCCATTGGATTCGCCTTTTTTGATGGTAACGCGCAACCCATCAGGGACCACAATGTCCAATATACCAACATGTTTGATGCAAATCTAGACACACTGGTATCGTCCTTAAGAAAAGCTGGGGCTCCTAATTTGGAGATAATTGTGGGAGAGATTGGTTGGCCTACAGATGGAGACGTTTATGGGAATGCCACTATGGCTAAAAAATTTTATGACGGCCTTTTCAAGAAATTGGTAGCTTCCAAGAAAGGAAGTCCGCTGCGTCCAGAACCTGTGGAGGTCTATCTCTTCAGTCTAACAGATGAGAATCTGAAAAGCATTGCCCCAGGTTATTTTGAGAGACACTGGGGGATTTTTCGCTACGATGGACAGCCTAAGTTTGCACTGGATTTTAGTGGCCAAGGGAACAACAAAATGCCGATTGGGGCGAAAAACGTTCGCTACTATCCTTCACAATGGTGTGTGTTTGCCGGTGCAAAAGACATGAATATGGTCATACCTAATCTAGACTATGCTTGTCAGCGAAGTGATTGCTCAGCCATGATAGCTGGAGGATCCTGTAGTAAATTGGACAAGAATAAGCACGTATCTTATGCGTTCAACATGTATTTTCAGATGAACAATCAAGACTTTGAAGCCTGTAATTTTCAAGGTATGGCCAAAATTATCGAAGGAAATGCCTCAACATCAGAATGTCTCTTCCCAATAGCAATTGAGAGTGCTGGAGGAAGACTCGAGAATGGGATAGGAGTGAGCATTCTTGTTGCAATTCTGATCTCCCTTGTATTTTTCTAG
- the LOC113702065 gene encoding tRNA(His) guanylyltransferase 1 isoform X2, with amino-acid sequence MNACAFAVLEEFPDIVFAYGFSDEYSFIFKKDTKFYQRRASKINSLVVSFFTSVYITKWKEFFLQKDLMFHPSFKSRVICCATMEVLQTYILWRQRACHLENLFNTCFWKLIGCGKSQKEAKEMLEGTQKQEKNEILFQQFGVNYKDLPSIFRQGSCAFKTEVEDIVKYKENGAPVKRLRKKIALTHSENVAGRSFWNVHPCLCKELGHFEGDISKINPEYIKSFQFENNLMPSTWIVIRVDGCHFHRFSEVHEFEKPNDEHALNLMNSCAVAVVEEFNDVVFSYGVSDEYSFVLKKNSCFYERHASEIVSAIVSFFSSVYVMKWKLYFAQKEMKYPPYFDGRAVCYPSIDILQDYLAWRQVDCHINNQYNTCFWMLVKSGKSKSEAQNCLKEWRKLTRPHAWHRNKVSKWNINWNAKMLEGNIIGYTKPYCIQGTQTQEKNGLLSCQFGIDYNTLHNHVPPGVLCLLGQGEQDLTEQ; translated from the exons ATGAATGCCTGTGCATTTGCGGTTCTGGAGGAGTTTCCAGATATAGTCTTTGCATATGGATTTAGTGATGAATACAG TTTCATATTCAAGAAAGACACCAAATTTTACCAGAGGCGAGCCAG CAAAATAAATTCCCTTGTTGTATCTTTCTTCACATCTGTTTACATCACCAAATGGAAGGAATTCTTTCTTCAGAAGGATTTGATGTTCCATCCTTCATTCAAATCACGAGTTATCTGCTGTGCAACAATGGAAGTTCTTCAAACATATATCTTGTGGAGACAAAGGGCTT GTCATTTAGAAAACCTATTTAATACTTGTTTCTGGAAGCTGATCGGATGCGGAAAGTCTCAAAAGGAAGCAAAGGAAATGTTGGAG GGAACTCAAAAACAGGAGAAAAACGAGATACTTTTTCAACAGTTTGGAGTTAACTACAAGGATCTTCCTAGTATTTTTCGTCAAGGATCATGTGCTTTTAAGACAGAG GTTGAGGATATTGTGAAGTACAAGGAAAATGGTGCTCCTGTAAAAAGATTGAGGAAGAAGATAGCACTAACTCATTCAGAAAATGTAGCAGGAAGAAGCTTCTGGAATGTGCATCCATGTCTTTGTAAGGAGCTGGGGCATTTCGAAGGGGACATTAGCAAAATCAATCCTGAGTATATCAAATCATTCCAATTTGAGAATAATTTGATGCCATCTACTTGGATTGTCATTCGTGTTGACGGTTGCCATTTTCATAG ATTTTCCGAAGTTCATGAATTTGAGAAGCCAAATGATGAGCATGCCCTGAATCTTATGAATTCATGTGCAGTGGCTGTGGTGGAGGAGTTTAATGATGTTGTCTTCTCTTATGGGGTGAGTGATGAGTACAG CTTTGTTCTAAAGAAGAACTCGTGCTTCTATGAAAGGCATGCAAG TGAAATAGTGTCTGCAATTGTATCTTTCTTCTCTTCAGTGTATGTTATGAAATGGAAGTTGTACTTTGcacaaaaagaaatgaaataccCACCATATTTTGATGGACGAGCTGTTTGTTATCCATCCATCGACATCCTTCAAGATTATCTGGCATGGAGACAAGTTGATT GCCACATCAATAATCAGTATAACACTTGCTTTTGGATGCTTGTCAAGTCTGGCAAGAGCAAAAGTGAAGCCCAAAACTGTTTAAAG GAGTGGAGAAAATTGACAAGACCTCATGCATGGCACAGAAATAAAGTTTCAAAATGGAACATTAATTGGAATGCCAAAATGCTGGAAGGAAATATTATAGGCTACACTAAACCTTATTGCATTCAG GGTACTCAAACTCAAGAGAAAAATGGGCTGCTCAGCTGCCAATTTGGCATTGATTACAACACATTACACAATCATGTTCCGCCAGGGGTCCTCTGTCTTCTGGGACaag GAGAGCAAGACCTTACTGAGCAATGA